A part of Campylobacter concisus genomic DNA contains:
- a CDS encoding XkdF-like putative serine protease domain-containing protein, whose amino-acid sequence MANKLTNLSITHISLVKAGANKKSIIYKSDASEPSFEKDVSIAKFDEEKGVVYGIVYSPDEVDTQGDFTDAAEIEKAAYAFMKDLKGQNIDKEHDFKPDGKAYVAESWIVRENDALFKSEKVGSWAVGIKIESDELKELIKSGEIAGLSMAGFAKREEVQKNDTSIAAAIANGFNELLKKFEKTKKGEDKVEKETKEISQAEEIKKTLVEGMDELNKKLLGFEKRISELEDVAKDSKQSKNIEKTDDKIVGGIL is encoded by the coding sequence TTGTAAAAGCTGGTGCAAACAAAAAGAGCATCATTTATAAAAGTGACGCAAGTGAGCCAAGCTTTGAAAAAGATGTGAGCATCGCCAAATTTGACGAAGAAAAAGGCGTTGTATATGGGATTGTGTATTCACCAGATGAAGTAGATACTCAGGGGGATTTTACGGACGCGGCCGAGATTGAAAAGGCTGCCTATGCTTTTATGAAGGATCTTAAAGGTCAAAACATAGACAAGGAGCATGACTTTAAGCCAGACGGCAAAGCATACGTGGCTGAGAGCTGGATAGTAAGAGAAAACGATGCTCTCTTTAAGAGCGAGAAGGTGGGAAGCTGGGCAGTTGGTATCAAGATAGAAAGCGACGAGCTAAAAGAACTTATAAAAAGTGGCGAGATCGCAGGACTTTCAATGGCAGGATTTGCGAAGCGTGAAGAGGTACAAAAAAACGATACTTCAATAGCTGCTGCCATAGCAAATGGTTTTAACGAGCTACTAAAGAAATTTGAAAAAACTAAAAAAGGAGAGGACAAAGTGGAAAAAGAAACAAAAGAAATTTCACAAGCAGAGGAGATAAAAAAGACGCTTGTTGAAGGTATGGATGAGCTTAACAAGAAGCTCCTTGGCTTTGAGAAGCGTATAAGCGAGCTTGAGGATGTCGCAAAAGATAGCAAACAAAGCAAAAATATAGAAAAAACAGATGACAAAATAGTAGGAGGAATACTTTAA
- a CDS encoding phage baseplate assembly protein V, with protein MIEVGIISEVRNDRAKVAIGSMVTDFLPVFQAHANSYAVSFSPIRVGEQVLVLPVHDELNSGVVLRGLYQSSYKTDATDKKVHINFEDGIKMSYDSSSSCLEISSPKLINITCDNANVKAKNVMVEASDTTIKSGDIKLLGNTLIEGSINTAGSGGGSGSFEINGDVRITGSITAGGNANFGGSVRDGRGNLSDHTNNGLARD; from the coding sequence ATGATTGAAGTCGGAATTATAAGTGAAGTAAGAAATGACCGTGCAAAAGTTGCCATTGGTTCGATGGTAACTGATTTTTTGCCGGTATTTCAAGCACATGCCAACTCTTATGCAGTGAGCTTTTCACCAATACGAGTAGGAGAGCAAGTGCTAGTGCTGCCTGTGCATGATGAATTAAACTCAGGTGTGGTGCTTCGTGGGCTTTATCAAAGTTCATATAAAACTGATGCGACTGATAAGAAAGTACATATAAATTTTGAAGATGGCATAAAGATGAGTTATGACAGCTCTAGCTCTTGTCTTGAAATTTCATCTCCAAAGCTTATAAACATAACTTGCGATAACGCAAATGTAAAGGCTAAGAATGTGATGGTGGAGGCCAGTGACACAACTATAAAAAGCGGGGATATCAAGCTGCTCGGCAATACACTCATTGAAGGGTCAATAAATACAGCAGGAAGCGGTGGTGGTAGTGGTAGCTTTGAGATAAATGGAGATGTAAGGATCACTGGCTCAATCACAGCAGGTGGTAATGCAAACTTTGGCGGTAGCGTACGTGATGGACGTGGCAACCTAAGCGATCATACAAATAACGGACTTGCGAGGGATTAG
- a CDS encoding phage tail-collar fiber domain-containing protein: protein MKQYTLLTASGINKLLKTASDGSKIALKEVVVSDYDGELSEQTTSIPNEKYRGAINAVTIDENDNNILDVDAIIPPEVGGFYIKTAGIYCDDGSLFAVARLADTYKPLLNEGSSKDITLNFKLQIANASESIILKVDNNVVLATRKWSENQFLKKTDKIDAYTKRESDDKFALKTELTDGLPIGAYLSYPSQKAIPAGFLLADGRSLKKSEYPELFNVLGYIYGGSGENFNLPNFSDGKFMRSIGGNAVGLGVVQQD, encoded by the coding sequence ATGAAGCAATACACACTTTTAACAGCTAGTGGCATAAATAAGCTACTAAAAACCGCTAGCGACGGATCAAAGATCGCATTAAAAGAAGTTGTAGTAAGCGATTACGATGGAGAGCTAAGCGAGCAGACAACATCAATACCAAATGAGAAGTATAGGGGTGCAATAAACGCCGTAACAATAGACGAAAACGATAATAACATCCTAGACGTCGATGCCATCATACCACCTGAAGTTGGCGGATTTTACATAAAAACGGCTGGCATATACTGTGATGATGGCTCACTCTTTGCAGTGGCACGCCTTGCAGATACTTATAAGCCGCTTTTAAACGAAGGGTCGAGTAAAGACATCACATTAAATTTTAAACTTCAAATCGCAAATGCGAGTGAGAGCATCATTTTAAAAGTCGATAATAACGTAGTACTTGCCACAAGAAAGTGGAGCGAAAATCAATTTTTAAAAAAGACCGACAAGATCGATGCGTATACCAAACGCGAAAGCGATGATAAGTTCGCCCTAAAAACTGAGCTAACGGACGGCTTGCCAATAGGTGCATATCTAAGCTATCCAAGTCAAAAGGCAATCCCCGCTGGCTTTTTGCTAGCGGACGGCAGAAGCCTTAAGAAGTCAGAATATCCAGAGCTATTTAATGTATTGGGTTACATATATGGTGGCTCGGGAGAAAACTTTAACTTACCTAATTTCAGTGACGGTAAGTTTATGAGATCTATAGGTGGCAACGCTGTAGGATTAGGTGTAGTTCAACAAGACG
- a CDS encoding P2 family phage major capsid protein, whose translation MLEGLGLKDIAKGSMNATSATLSGSLTPEQATSLINVIKDNSEFLQKIHVDKMSRLTKELDGWDAMRGVLVRVASGEKPSDAQRTQLKKAGVKLEAKSVQLFARVLQDTLADNQNNPNFESETFNSFGTIFGNDLALLGFSGTSDTYANSFETLHKGWIQTAKDSNDVTKVTYVANDSVSKRLTALAQSINPDALVDSVILISTADMQEYNKEISALNAPTYLINGNADRVLGVKLEVSPLMPKGVYMATPLKNLVLGVCLDINRNRWYDPEERALKYIFDASVDYEIIIKKWVSIATL comes from the coding sequence ATGTTAGAGGGACTTGGTTTAAAAGATATTGCAAAAGGCAGCATGAATGCTACTAGTGCGACACTAAGTGGTAGTTTAACTCCAGAGCAAGCAACTAGTCTTATAAATGTGATTAAAGACAATAGTGAATTTTTGCAAAAAATTCATGTTGACAAAATGAGTCGCTTAACTAAAGAGCTTGATGGCTGGGATGCTATGAGGGGCGTTTTGGTACGTGTAGCAAGTGGCGAAAAACCAAGCGATGCACAAAGAACGCAGCTTAAAAAAGCAGGCGTAAAGCTAGAAGCAAAAAGTGTGCAACTTTTTGCAAGGGTACTTCAAGATACACTAGCAGACAACCAAAATAATCCAAATTTTGAGAGTGAAACATTTAACTCTTTTGGAACAATTTTCGGTAATGATCTTGCACTTCTTGGCTTTAGTGGTACAAGTGATACTTATGCAAATAGCTTTGAGACGCTACATAAAGGCTGGATCCAAACAGCAAAAGATAGTAATGACGTCACAAAAGTTACTTATGTCGCAAATGATAGTGTAAGCAAACGCTTAACAGCACTTGCCCAATCAATCAACCCAGACGCCTTAGTTGATAGTGTAATCTTAATAAGCACAGCTGACATGCAGGAGTACAACAAAGAAATTTCAGCGTTAAATGCACCAACCTACCTAATAAATGGCAATGCTGATCGTGTGCTTGGTGTAAAGCTTGAAGTTAGTCCTTTAATGCCAAAAGGCGTTTACATGGCTACTCCGCTTAAAAATTTAGTTCTTGGCGTATGCCTTGATATAAATCGCAACCGTTGGTATGACCCAGAAGAGAGAGCACTAAAATACATCTTTGATGCAAGTGTGGACTATGAGATCATAATCAAAAAATGGGTCAGCATAGCAACTCTTTAA
- a CDS encoding GPW/gp25 family protein — protein sequence MKYLIDIENSIKDILLTPLGSRVMLPEYGSRIYELIDRKVDDEFRADLACFVIEAVEKWEKRVKIDEVRLIGLKDHKLSFKVVLMSGDEIEVRA from the coding sequence ATGAAATATCTCATTGATATAGAAAACTCTATCAAAGACATACTCCTAACTCCGCTTGGCTCAAGGGTGATGCTGCCTGAGTATGGCAGCAGAATTTATGAGCTAATAGATCGCAAGGTAGATGATGAATTTCGTGCTGATCTGGCGTGCTTTGTGATAGAGGCGGTTGAAAAATGGGAAAAGAGAGTCAAGATCGATGAAGTTCGTCTTATAGGTTTAAAAGATCATAAGCTTAGCTTTAAAGTAGTGCTTATGAGTGGTGATGAGATAGAGGTAAGAGCATGA
- a CDS encoding glycoside hydrolase family protein: MSLKENIKENEGFKSHIYQDTRGYPTIGYGFKVSSLSKDELFLNGGKVEPMSKAVADQILEMKLIKLIPSVCEAFPWLEDKPKNVQDVVIEMCYQMGVPGVKKFVTTLNFIKSGEYEAAYKNGLDSLWAKQTPNRAKKVLSGLLDS; this comes from the coding sequence ATGAGCTTAAAAGAAAATATAAAAGAAAACGAAGGCTTTAAAAGCCACATATATCAGGATACTCGTGGGTATCCTACTATCGGATATGGCTTTAAGGTTTCATCTCTTAGTAAAGACGAACTCTTTCTAAATGGCGGCAAGGTTGAGCCTATGAGTAAAGCGGTAGCAGATCAGATTTTAGAGATGAAGCTTATTAAGCTCATACCTAGCGTTTGTGAAGCTTTTCCTTGGCTGGAAGATAAGCCAAAAAATGTCCAAGACGTGGTAATAGAAATGTGTTATCAAATGGGAGTGCCAGGAGTTAAAAAATTTGTTACCACTCTTAATTTTATAAAGTCTGGCGAATATGAGGCAGCCTATAAGAATGGACTAGATAGCCTTTGGGCAAAACAAACGCCTAACCGGGCAAAGAAGGTGCTAAGTGGGTTACTTGATAGCTAA
- a CDS encoding baseplate assembly protein yields the protein MNLKQLPYPNVIKVLKYDEILNNVKNIFKEHLTDDEISLLESDNYSALLETLAYRELLLRARINDSVKAMLLPFSTGDDLDNIVAIYGIERLKGERPTAQCEFSLSMPRSSDTYLPKGLILRSENGEIASLKSEVVITANELKTVGVIILDEFTKTSKAKCEYIQTPLPFVLKAKQLSEFEGGAERESDDRLRERAVLSLERFSTAGSAKAYTYQTLSANAKVLECSVLNGGAGVVQIYLKTTDMSEETRKDVESFLSAEKVRPLTDNLSVLNATKIDIKVVATLELTDMLFQDEIAKNISALPTTLSLGEDLNLSYIYKNLHTNGVYRVSLKEPLNDKKISVKEFVNLSYEISYKKAEL from the coding sequence ATGAATTTAAAACAACTTCCATATCCAAACGTTATTAAGGTGCTTAAATATGATGAAATTTTAAATAATGTTAAAAACATTTTTAAAGAGCATTTAACTGATGATGAAATTTCACTACTTGAAAGTGACAATTATTCGGCACTTCTTGAAACGCTAGCTTATAGAGAACTGCTCTTACGAGCCAGGATAAATGATAGTGTTAAGGCTATGTTGCTGCCATTTTCTACTGGAGATGACCTTGATAACATAGTAGCGATTTATGGCATAGAGAGGTTAAAAGGCGAGAGACCAACGGCGCAGTGTGAGTTTAGTCTTTCAATGCCAAGAAGCAGCGATACATATTTGCCAAAAGGGCTAATTTTACGCAGCGAAAATGGTGAAATAGCTAGTTTAAAAAGTGAAGTTGTAATAACAGCAAACGAGCTAAAAACTGTTGGAGTGATCATCTTGGATGAGTTTACAAAAACCAGCAAAGCAAAGTGCGAATATATCCAAACACCACTACCTTTTGTATTAAAAGCAAAACAGCTAAGTGAGTTTGAAGGCGGAGCCGAGCGTGAAAGCGATGATAGGCTAAGAGAGCGTGCAGTTTTAAGCCTAGAGCGTTTCTCAACTGCAGGCAGTGCTAAAGCATATACTTATCAAACACTAAGCGCAAATGCAAAGGTGCTGGAGTGTAGTGTGCTAAATGGCGGTGCTGGGGTGGTGCAAATTTATCTAAAAACTACCGACATGAGCGAAGAGACACGCAAAGATGTGGAGAGCTTTTTAAGTGCCGAAAAGGTCAGGCCACTAACCGACAATCTAAGCGTGTTAAATGCCACGAAAATAGACATAAAGGTAGTAGCTACCCTTGAGCTAACAGATATGCTCTTTCAAGACGAAATTGCTAAAAATATATCAGCTCTGCCAACTACTCTTAGTCTTGGAGAGGATCTAAATTTAAGCTACATCTATAAAAATCTACACACCAATGGCGTTTATAGAGTAAGTCTTAAAGAACCGCTGAATGATAAAAAGATAAGCGTAAAAGAATTTGTAAATTTAAGCTATGAGATAAGCTACAAAAAGGCTGAGTTATGA